From the Brevibacillus choshinensis genome, one window contains:
- a CDS encoding substrate-binding domain-containing protein yields the protein MKHLRIVTSFLMLSLFLLLSACSSQTPQQPSAAAPAPEKKEAKEITLATTTSTQDSGLLDYLLPIFEQQSAIKVKVVAVGTGQAIKLGEDGNADVLLVHARKSEDEFVAKGFGINAYDVMYNQFYIVGPADDPAGVKQVQTAKEAFGKIAEKKVTFISRGDDSGTDKKEKSIWTEAKIKPDNSWYLSSGQGMGETLQMTDEKKAYTLTDEATFLSRKLNLAVVMQGDKSLLNPYGIIQVKSSTKQEEGMKLIEFFTGAEGQKLIGQFGQKDYGKGLFVPNAKKR from the coding sequence ATGAAGCATCTACGTATTGTCACGTCGTTTCTCATGTTGTCACTATTTTTGTTGCTCTCTGCCTGTTCCTCGCAGACTCCACAGCAGCCGTCTGCAGCTGCACCTGCCCCAGAGAAAAAAGAAGCCAAAGAAATTACACTCGCCACTACAACTAGCACGCAGGATTCCGGCTTGCTCGACTACTTGCTCCCCATTTTTGAGCAACAGTCCGCGATAAAAGTGAAAGTAGTCGCAGTCGGTACTGGACAAGCCATCAAGCTCGGTGAAGACGGCAATGCAGACGTACTGCTGGTTCACGCCCGCAAATCAGAGGATGAATTCGTCGCAAAAGGATTTGGCATCAATGCTTACGACGTCATGTATAACCAGTTTTATATCGTCGGACCTGCGGATGATCCTGCTGGAGTCAAGCAGGTCCAAACAGCTAAGGAAGCCTTTGGCAAAATCGCTGAGAAAAAAGTCACATTTATTTCTCGCGGGGATGATTCCGGTACGGATAAGAAGGAGAAGAGCATCTGGACAGAAGCCAAAATCAAGCCAGATAACAGCTGGTACCTCTCTTCGGGACAAGGAATGGGCGAAACCCTGCAAATGACCGATGAGAAAAAAGCATATACCTTAACAGATGAAGCAACCTTCCTCTCCCGCAAGCTGAATCTGGCCGTTGTGATGCAAGGGGACAAGTCTCTGTTGAATCCGTATGGGATCATCCAAGTCAAATCTTCGACCAAGCAAGAGGAAGGCATGAAGCTGATCGAATTTTTCACAGGGGCTGAAGGTCAAAAACTGATCGGACAATTTGGACAAAAAGATTACGGGAAAGGCTTGTTCGTTCCCAACGCCAAGAAGCGCTAG
- a CDS encoding ThiF family adenylyltransferase produces the protein MDSIRYSRQMLFSPIGPSGQEVLANKKVAIVGMGALGTVLANHLVRAGVGHVRMIDRDFVEASNLQRQILYDEADARDHLPKAIAAANKLQAINSSVIAEGIIADLHAGNAQSLLADVDLILDGSDNFQVRYLINDIAIMYDIPWVYGGAVHSRGMFAVIRPGVTPCLRCLFPHAPVGRGETCDTVGVIGPLVSIIASYQATEAIKLLVGDLDHLNPYLEQLDVWQNDHDQLSIANGRNPDCPVCVRREFDYLATMEGTTEDFAALCGRDTVQIRPVHPENVDLALLAKRFEPLGAIEHNRFLLRFHVDGHTLVFFQDGRVLVQGTDDLTSARTLYAKYVGH, from the coding sequence ATGGATTCCATCCGCTATTCCAGACAAATGCTGTTTAGCCCGATTGGTCCGAGTGGGCAGGAGGTGCTGGCGAATAAAAAGGTAGCGATCGTCGGGATGGGTGCTTTGGGTACGGTTCTAGCTAATCATCTGGTTCGGGCAGGGGTCGGCCATGTCCGGATGATCGACCGTGATTTCGTGGAAGCAAGCAACTTGCAGAGACAAATCCTCTACGACGAAGCGGATGCGCGGGATCATTTGCCAAAGGCAATCGCGGCTGCAAACAAGCTTCAAGCCATCAATTCCAGCGTCATTGCCGAAGGGATCATCGCAGACCTGCACGCTGGAAACGCCCAGTCTCTGCTAGCAGATGTAGACCTCATTCTCGACGGCTCGGACAACTTTCAGGTCCGCTACCTGATCAACGACATCGCCATTATGTATGACATTCCGTGGGTATACGGAGGAGCCGTCCATTCACGAGGGATGTTCGCGGTGATTCGTCCGGGCGTCACTCCATGTCTTCGCTGTTTATTTCCACATGCACCGGTGGGACGGGGGGAAACCTGCGACACCGTAGGCGTCATCGGCCCCCTCGTCTCCATTATCGCTTCGTATCAAGCGACAGAGGCAATCAAGCTGTTGGTAGGTGACTTGGACCACTTGAATCCGTACCTGGAGCAACTGGATGTTTGGCAAAATGACCATGACCAGCTGTCCATTGCGAATGGCCGAAATCCGGACTGTCCCGTATGTGTCCGAAGGGAATTTGACTACTTGGCGACCATGGAGGGCACAACGGAGGACTTCGCTGCCCTGTGCGGTCGCGATACCGTGCAAATTCGCCCGGTTCACCCTGAGAATGTCGACCTAGCCCTGCTTGCAAAGCGATTCGAACCACTTGGAGCCATCGAGCATAATCGCTTTTTGCTCCGTTTTCATGTGGACGGACACACCCTTGTTTTTTTCCAGGATGGGCGTGTGCTCGTGCAAGGGACGGATGACCTGACGAGCGCCCGGACCTTGTATGCGAAATACGTTGGCCATTAG
- a CDS encoding substrate-binding domain-containing protein — protein MESDYLTPDEVAAELKLTRYTVYEMIKRKELPASKIGRTLRILQSDLDSFMQKSKSREVHLPFAPFSSHRESAQPFEIIFAGSHDLTIDLLTRKLAERGITLLPAFSGSLDGLIELYKGRVEMAGTHLLDRTTGEYNLPYIRCLLPNEGVTVVNLVSRWQGFVVPKDNPRMITSWEEFFSGSHRIVNRQRGSGTRVLLDFNMQQKGVSPETIPGYDVELNTHYATAAAVLQGSADAALGIESVARGLGLDFFPIQEERYDLVIPARFIKQERFLELLSVLRDPVFKQAIVAQGGYNVSLTGKEIDRMH, from the coding sequence TTGGAAAGCGATTACTTAACCCCGGATGAAGTGGCGGCCGAGCTAAAACTCACCCGTTATACCGTCTACGAGATGATCAAACGCAAAGAATTGCCAGCCTCCAAAATCGGACGCACACTTCGCATCTTGCAGTCTGATCTTGACAGCTTCATGCAGAAAAGCAAATCACGGGAAGTTCATCTTCCTTTTGCACCTTTTTCATCCCATCGAGAGTCAGCCCAACCATTTGAAATTATATTTGCAGGCAGTCATGATTTGACGATTGATCTGCTTACCCGCAAGCTGGCTGAACGTGGGATTACCCTTTTACCCGCCTTTTCGGGTAGTCTCGACGGGCTTATTGAACTTTATAAAGGACGTGTCGAGATGGCGGGCACACATCTACTGGATCGTACAACTGGCGAATACAATCTGCCTTACATCCGCTGCCTATTACCTAACGAAGGGGTAACAGTAGTCAATCTGGTAAGCCGTTGGCAAGGATTTGTCGTTCCAAAGGACAATCCGCGAATGATCACCAGCTGGGAAGAGTTTTTCAGCGGGAGCCATCGGATCGTGAATCGGCAGCGCGGTTCTGGTACACGTGTGCTGCTGGACTTCAACATGCAGCAGAAAGGCGTATCTCCGGAGACGATTCCCGGCTACGATGTGGAACTGAACACCCACTATGCGACCGCAGCTGCTGTCCTGCAAGGATCGGCTGATGCAGCGTTAGGAATCGAAAGTGTGGCTCGTGGACTCGGGCTAGATTTTTTCCCGATTCAGGAGGAGCGCTACGACCTTGTGATCCCTGCCCGCTTCATCAAGCAAGAGCGATTTCTTGAACTGCTCTCTGTGCTGCGCGACCCGGTTTTTAAACAAGCTATCGTCGCCCAGGGAGGCTATAACGTTTCTCTTACTGGCAAAGAAATTGACAGAATGCATTGA
- a CDS encoding ABC transporter ATP-binding protein, which produces MERVELQNLEVAYGERAVLQVEQAVFERGGIYGIVGPSGAGKSTLLRVMNLLEKPSRGHMRLFGTDVELPTLTYRKSVPIQRQMAFVAQKPSMFQATVFDNVALGLRYRKMDKAHIRSNVDAALELVELSHLSAQQAQTLSGGEAQRIALARALVCEPDLLLLDEPTASLDPYNISIFERVIQSVNREKHTTILMITHNLPQARRLAQFCLFLHKGKIVEWADTKTFFHRPASEELQDFVYGRMIC; this is translated from the coding sequence ATGGAACGAGTAGAATTGCAAAATCTCGAGGTCGCCTACGGGGAAAGGGCTGTGCTGCAGGTCGAACAAGCTGTATTTGAACGGGGAGGAATCTACGGGATCGTGGGTCCTAGTGGAGCAGGAAAAAGCACTCTCCTGCGAGTCATGAATCTGCTGGAAAAGCCTTCCCGCGGCCATATGCGTCTTTTTGGAACGGATGTGGAACTTCCCACACTCACCTATCGCAAGAGTGTTCCGATCCAACGACAAATGGCTTTCGTGGCGCAAAAGCCTTCCATGTTTCAGGCAACCGTTTTTGACAATGTGGCATTGGGACTTCGCTATCGAAAAATGGACAAGGCTCACATACGATCCAATGTCGATGCAGCATTGGAGCTCGTAGAACTCTCCCACCTGAGTGCACAGCAAGCCCAGACATTATCTGGTGGAGAAGCGCAACGAATCGCTCTGGCACGAGCGCTCGTCTGTGAACCTGACTTGCTGCTGCTCGATGAACCTACCGCAAGTCTCGATCCATACAACATCTCGATTTTTGAGCGTGTCATCCAGTCAGTTAATCGTGAAAAGCACACCACTATTCTCATGATTACTCACAACCTCCCACAAGCAAGAAGGCTGGCCCAGTTCTGTCTCTTTTTGCACAAGGGCAAAATCGTTGAATGGGCTGATACGAAGACCTTTTTTCATCGACCAGCTAGTGAGGAGCTTCAAGACTTTGTGTATGGGCGAATGATTTGCTGA
- the thrS gene encoding threonine--tRNA ligase gives MAQINVTFPDGAVRQYEAGTTIEDIAGSISASLKKKAVAGKKDGKVVDLYTPLEEDAAIEIVTLDSTDGLEVYRHSTAHLLAQAVKRLYGKEVKFGIGPVIEDGFYYDMDIPVSLSPEDLGKIEAEMEKIVKEDLPIRRKVVSRDEATEIFQGLNDHLKLELIRDLPEDATITLYEQGEFFDLCRGPHLPSTGFIKAFKLMNVAGAYWRGKSENQVLQRVYGTAWPKKADMEEYLHFIEEAKKRDHRKLGKELELFMFSEEAPGMPFYLPNGFTVRNELEQFSRRLQQLAQYTEVRSPFLMNERLWKQSGHWDHYHENMYFSEVDNATYALKPMNCPGHMLIYKNTMHSYRDLPIRYSEFGQVHRHEYSGALNGMLRVRTFCQDDAHVFVRPDQIESEIKNMMKLIDTIYKVFGFEYSVALSTRPEDSMGSDELWEIAEGSLKNVLEESGLPYKIEEGDGAFYGPKIDFHITDALKRRHQCGTIQLDFQFPEKFDLTYVGQDNEKHRPVVLHRAMYGSMERFIGILIEHYAGAFPVWLTPIQARLMNISEVHTPYAEQVKEKLQQAGIRVELDARNEKIGYKIREAQVQKIPYMLVIGEKEMEDGTLSVRRRGVGDEGAMSVDEFVEKIRAEINEMK, from the coding sequence ATCTTTACACTCCGTTGGAAGAAGATGCGGCGATTGAGATCGTGACTTTGGATTCTACAGATGGCTTGGAAGTATACCGTCATAGCACCGCTCACTTGTTGGCACAAGCAGTCAAACGCCTTTACGGCAAAGAAGTGAAATTCGGGATCGGTCCTGTGATCGAAGACGGATTCTACTACGACATGGATATCCCTGTGTCGCTGAGTCCGGAAGACCTCGGCAAGATCGAAGCGGAAATGGAAAAGATCGTGAAAGAAGACTTACCAATTCGCCGCAAAGTAGTAAGCCGCGACGAAGCAACTGAAATTTTCCAAGGCCTGAACGACCATCTGAAGCTGGAGCTGATTCGCGACCTGCCAGAGGATGCGACTATTACGCTGTATGAGCAAGGTGAATTCTTCGACCTGTGCCGCGGACCGCACTTGCCATCGACTGGCTTCATCAAAGCGTTCAAATTGATGAACGTAGCAGGTGCTTACTGGCGCGGTAAATCGGAAAACCAAGTACTGCAACGCGTATACGGTACTGCTTGGCCGAAAAAAGCGGATATGGAAGAATACTTGCACTTCATTGAGGAAGCGAAAAAACGCGACCACCGCAAATTGGGTAAAGAACTGGAACTGTTCATGTTTTCCGAGGAAGCACCAGGCATGCCGTTCTACCTGCCAAACGGCTTTACTGTCCGCAACGAGCTGGAGCAATTCTCCCGTCGTCTGCAACAGCTGGCACAATATACAGAGGTGCGGTCCCCGTTCCTGATGAATGAGCGTCTCTGGAAGCAATCCGGTCACTGGGATCACTACCATGAGAACATGTATTTCTCTGAGGTGGACAACGCGACTTACGCATTGAAGCCGATGAACTGCCCAGGGCATATGCTCATTTACAAAAACACAATGCATTCTTATCGTGACCTGCCGATCCGTTATTCCGAGTTTGGTCAGGTTCATCGCCACGAGTACTCCGGTGCTTTGAACGGAATGCTCCGCGTACGGACTTTCTGTCAGGATGACGCACACGTCTTTGTCCGCCCTGACCAGATCGAGAGCGAGATTAAAAACATGATGAAACTGATCGACACCATCTACAAGGTGTTCGGCTTTGAATACAGTGTTGCGCTCTCCACTCGTCCGGAAGACTCGATGGGCTCCGATGAGCTGTGGGAAATCGCAGAAGGCTCTCTGAAAAATGTGCTCGAGGAATCCGGCTTACCTTACAAGATCGAGGAAGGGGACGGAGCGTTCTACGGTCCAAAGATTGATTTCCACATTACTGACGCTCTGAAACGCCGCCACCAATGCGGTACTATCCAGTTGGACTTCCAGTTCCCTGAGAAATTTGACCTGACATATGTAGGTCAAGACAATGAAAAACACCGCCCGGTCGTATTGCACCGTGCGATGTACGGTTCTATGGAGCGTTTCATCGGTATTCTGATCGAGCACTACGCAGGTGCATTCCCTGTATGGCTGACTCCGATCCAAGCTCGCCTGATGAACATCAGCGAAGTGCACACTCCATACGCAGAGCAAGTGAAGGAAAAACTGCAACAAGCTGGTATCCGCGTAGAGCTGGATGCACGCAACGAGAAAATCGGCTACAAAATCCGTGAAGCTCAAGTGCAAAAAATTCCGTACATGCTCGTTATTGGGGAAAAAGAAATGGAAGACGGCACTTTGTCCGTGCGTAGACGCGGTGTAGGTGACGAAGGCGCGATGAGCGTTGACGAGTTCGTCGAAAAAATTCGTGCAGAAATTAATGAAATGAAGTAA
- a CDS encoding ABC transporter permease has product MMLTQDVWEVIWLSLKVTTSSVLIGMLAGIPFGAFLGLYSFPGKRLIVALIYTCMGLPPVLVGVIVYLLLSRYGPLGSFDLLFSAKAMIIAQVVLVTPIMAGLTMAAVHSKERAYWETAKSLGASPLQMMLTIIREARGGIWSGVAAAFGRAISEVGAVMLVGGNIEHHTRVMTTAIILETRTGNFAAGLQLGLVLLAISFLFNSFLMVGMMNQMKSRRR; this is encoded by the coding sequence ATGATGCTTACCCAGGATGTATGGGAGGTCATCTGGCTCTCCTTGAAGGTTACGACTTCTTCCGTTCTGATCGGAATGCTAGCGGGTATTCCCTTTGGCGCGTTCCTCGGTCTCTACTCCTTTCCCGGGAAGCGATTGATCGTCGCCCTGATTTACACCTGTATGGGACTGCCTCCTGTCCTGGTTGGCGTTATTGTATACCTGCTCCTCTCCCGCTACGGTCCACTCGGCTCATTTGACCTGTTGTTCAGTGCAAAGGCCATGATCATCGCTCAGGTCGTACTCGTGACGCCGATTATGGCCGGTCTGACGATGGCAGCGGTACACAGCAAAGAGCGTGCCTACTGGGAAACGGCAAAAAGTCTGGGAGCAAGTCCCCTGCAGATGATGCTTACCATTATCCGCGAGGCTCGTGGGGGAATCTGGTCGGGGGTGGCGGCTGCTTTTGGTAGAGCCATCTCTGAAGTGGGCGCAGTCATGCTGGTCGGCGGCAATATCGAACACCACACCCGCGTGATGACGACCGCCATTATTTTGGAGACGCGAACAGGGAATTTCGCCGCTGGCCTGCAATTGGGTCTCGTTCTTTTGGCTATCAGCTTTTTGTTCAACAGCTTTCTGATGGTGGGTATGATGAATCAAATGAAATCAAGGCGGAGATGA